The stretch of DNA CGCAAGTCATCGAGATTTCGCGCGAGCCGGTCCATGCTGTGCACGACCACGGTGTCCCCGTGGCGGGCGAACCGCAGCAGTTCGGTGAGCTCCGGCCTAGCGGTGTCCCTGCCCGAGGCCTTGTCGGTGAAAACTCTGTCAAAAACTTGGCCTTCGAGCTGGCGTTTGTCGTTCTGATCCAGCATGCTCACCCGCACGTACCCGATCCGCTGCCCCGCCATATGCGCCTCCGACCCTCGTCCTGTCAGGTTGAGTTCTAGGCTCGTGTAATGCTCATGGCGTTGGAGAGCTTGGTACCGCCGTTGTTGCCCACGAAGAGCATTGCACCGAGAGAGGCGGCCAGTGGCGAGCTCCGGCAATTTCTACATAGCCCGATGGGAAGCAGCCGCCCGGAGGCGGCCTCACAATCTAGCACTGCAACCGCTTGCCTCAGCGCCAGCAAATGCTCCTGCCATCCAATCTCGACCAAGCAATAACACGCCTTCCCTTGGCTTATCGCGGAAGTTGGCGCAATGCAATCGGTTGACATACGACCGTTGCGTTGTGATACTGGACACGCCTCCGCATAAATAGGTGGGGCTTTCGGTAAGACGTTCCACTTTGGCCACTAATCCAGAGGAACCATGGATCGGAGCTGTCCAATCGGGCAGAGCATCCCACCTTGGGTTCAGAAGCGCTTTCCATTTATTGCCTTGGCCTACCGGCACACCCTGGCTGACGAAGACAGAACTTCCCCGGCGCCTGTTCGCGTTGCTCCAATCAAGAATCTCCGATGCCCGAGTCACGACCAACGGCCAAGACGCCGCAAGCCACTCGCCCACTGATTGGGGGATATCCGGTGGCGAGTAGCATTCCCCGGCAAGGTCCAGAAATTTCTCGAGTACCAAAAGTTTCGCGCGGAGTGCTGATCAGTGTCACAACCAAGAACACCGGAGTTGGCGGGGAAACGAGCGGCACGTCCGAGAGGCTGCACTACGAAGGCAGTAGCGCCAGTTGACCGAGCTCCGTCGGAGACATGACTTCGGCCCGAGTACGACTTAGCTCGGCCCCCGCGCTACCAGAACTTAAGACCAAAGGAAGCCATGATGAAGCAACCCCGTCAGGGAACCCCGACCTACGCGCGCCGCACTGTGCTATCGGTTTCGTTCGTACTTGCGTCCAGTCTCGTGCTCCAAGGTTGTTCTTCGGGGAATAGTGAAGCTGACAGCGGTGACATTGAGCTGACAGTTCTCAACCAGTCCCGTGGACAGGCCGAAGCGCTGACTGCCCTTGCGGCGAAGTACTCTGAAGAAACAGGCATCAAAGTATCTGTCGACACCCCTGGTCCCGCGGACTTCATGTCCAAGCTCCAATCTAAGGCCCAGTCCAATTCCATGCCGGATTTGTTCTCCTCCGTTGGCAATTCAGAGATGGCACCCTTCTACAAGGCCGGTTGGGCATTCAACCTTGAGTCGGAAATGAATGGCGACTGGAGCAAGAATTTCCAGCCGGATCTCCTCAAGGTGACAAAATTCAATGAGGGCAACCCTGATGGGGTGAAGGCGGGAATTTACAGCGCACATTGGGAGATATCGGTATACGGGCTTCTCGTTAATCCGGACAAGGGAACCATAAATCCCTCTGTTGCTCCCGCGACTATGGCAGATCTGACGAAGAAGCTAGCCGAGGGAGGCGAAAATGGGCAGGGTAAATTCTCAATCTCAGCCTCGATGGTTCCCAACCTTATCCAGTACTACGCATCAAACTATATGAGTGACGAGGAAATAGACGCAACTTTCTTGGGCAAAGCGAGCTGGAAAACGGAGGCCTGGCGAAAGACGTTCAAACTCCTTGAGGACCTTGCAAAGGCGGGAGCTATAGCAAGCAACACGATTCCGGGAGGCTCGGGGGATAACGCCGCGGTCGAGAAATCGTTCTTCAACACGCGAGATATAGGAGCAATTTTTGATGGCTCTTTCTCAATTGCAGTGGCAAGGTCGTCAGCGCCTGACTTCACAAATTACCGATCGCTTCCTCTTCCTAAAGCGGCGGATGCAACGCATGAACCCAGAGCGCGCTTTGATACGGGCAAGGGTATGTCAGTGAACGCAAAGGGCAAGCACACCAAAGAGTCCCTGGCGTTCCTGAAATGGCTCACGGCTGCAGAGCAGCAGACGTACTTTGCTAAAAAAATGGGAATACTGCCATCCAATCCGGAAGTCTTGAAGTCCGACACGATTTCTGCCCAGGCAGAAGGCTTCCGAGATCTGCTCCCGACTCTCCAAGTTGTCCCATCTTCGCTTTCGACGGACGTCAAGAATGTGATCCAACGTGGCTCTCAGAACCTCGTCCTGGGGGAGACGACGCCGGACAAGCTTCTTGAAGATATTCAAGTTGCCCAGGACAAGAGCAAATGACAAGCCAGCTAGAGATTCAGCCGCGGCTACATAGTCCGTTGAGGCAGTCGCGGCGATCACTGCGGCGTAACTCTACTGGTTGGCTGTTTCTCGCACCTGCCGTCCTGCTGATTGCCGCGTTAACTGTCATACCCTTTGGGCAAGCGATCCTACTGAGCTTTCAGGAATGGGACGGTATAAGCCCGGACTCTCCGTTCGTCGGGCTCGACAACTATTCCGCCGTCCTAAAGGATCAGGTTTTCTGGGCCTCGATGGGCAATGTCCTTGTCTTTGCGGTGGTCGGGTTCTTCCTGGGCAACGGTATCGCCCTCGCTATGGCCATAGCAGTCAACAAGGTGCCACGAGCAAAGGCGTTCTTCAGGACGGCCTTCTACCTTCCAGGCGCATTCTCGGTAGTAGTTGTAGGCCTGATTTACTCCTGGCTGCTGGAACCGCGGATTGGGATTGTTAACCGTGGTCTTGAAGCAATTGGCGCCGGTTCTCTCTCGCAGAACTGGCTAGGTAACCCGGAAATTGCGCTTTTCAGCGTTGCGCTGGTCTTTGTCTGGTACCACTGGGGCTTTGCCTTTATCCTCTTTCTCGCCGGACTGCAGGACATCCCGAACGAACTCTACGAGGCCGCCAGCTTGGACGGCGCACCCGGTCGGACAAAGTTTCGCTACATCACATGGCCGCACCTCGCTCCCGTTACTAGCATTG from Pseudarthrobacter siccitolerans encodes:
- a CDS encoding ABC transporter substrate-binding protein, with translation MMKQPRQGTPTYARRTVLSVSFVLASSLVLQGCSSGNSEADSGDIELTVLNQSRGQAEALTALAAKYSEETGIKVSVDTPGPADFMSKLQSKAQSNSMPDLFSSVGNSEMAPFYKAGWAFNLESEMNGDWSKNFQPDLLKVTKFNEGNPDGVKAGIYSAHWEISVYGLLVNPDKGTINPSVAPATMADLTKKLAEGGENGQGKFSISASMVPNLIQYYASNYMSDEEIDATFLGKASWKTEAWRKTFKLLEDLAKAGAIASNTIPGGSGDNAAVEKSFFNTRDIGAIFDGSFSIAVARSSAPDFTNYRSLPLPKAADATHEPRARFDTGKGMSVNAKGKHTKESLAFLKWLTAAEQQTYFAKKMGILPSNPEVLKSDTISAQAEGFRDLLPTLQVVPSSLSTDVKNVIQRGSQNLVLGETTPDKLLEDIQVAQDKSK
- a CDS encoding carbohydrate ABC transporter permease, encoding MTSQLEIQPRLHSPLRQSRRSLRRNSTGWLFLAPAVLLIAALTVIPFGQAILLSFQEWDGISPDSPFVGLDNYSAVLKDQVFWASMGNVLVFAVVGFFLGNGIALAMAIAVNKVPRAKAFFRTAFYLPGAFSVVVVGLIYSWLLEPRIGIVNRGLEAIGAGSLSQNWLGNPEIALFSVALVFVWYHWGFAFILFLAGLQDIPNELYEAASLDGAPGRTKFRYITWPHLAPVTSIVSVLTLLSALQVFGTVQVLTNGGPGYHTMVPTLQIYIEAFANHRYGTAAAMSVLFGGALVVLSLVQLGISRRSSRA